Part of the Microbulbifer salipaludis genome is shown below.
TGGTAAAGCAGTGGCAGGAAATGCAGTACGAAGGGCGCCTGTCTAACAGCGTCTACGAAGATTCCCTGCCCGACTTTATCAAGCTGGCGGAGGCCTACGGGCACCTCGGTATGAAGATCGAGCATCGCGACGAGTTGCACGGCAAGCTGGAGGAGGCGTTCGCGATCAAGGACCGCACGGTGTTTATCGATGTTTACGTCGATCCAACCGAGCACGTTTATCCCATGCAGGTGATGCCGAGTGGCTCCATGCGGGATATGTGGCTCAGCAAGACGGAACGGACGTAAAGGGAGGTAAACACGAATGCGCAGAATCATTTCAGTTCTGATGGAAAACGAGCCGGGCGCGCTTTCGCGTGTGGTTGGCCTGTTTTCGCAGCGGGGCTATAACATCGAAAGTCTCACCGTGGCACCGACCGAGGACTCGACGTTATCGCGCCTGACACTGACCACGATTGGCGACGATCACAAGATCGAGCAGATCACCAAGAATCTGAACAAATTGATCGATGTGGTGAAACTGGTAGACCTCACCGAGGGGTCGCACATTGAGCGCGAACTGCTGCTGGTGAAGGTGCGCGCTACCGGTGCCCAGCGCGACGAGGTCAAGCGCAGCGTCGACATATTCCGCGGCCAGATCGTGGATGTCACCAGCAACATGTACACGGTGCAGGTATCCGGCACCAGCGAAAAACTGGACGCTTTCTTACAGGCGCTGGGGGAACACACCATTATGGAAGTGGTTCGCTCCGGTGTTTCGGGGATCGCCCGCGGCGAGAAAGTCCTCAGCGTTTGAAGGTTGTCTGAACAAATTGCAGCTGAATATTCAGCGTGAATTGACTGTTAAAAGCACACAAAACAGGAAGTAAGTTATGCACGTTTATTACGATAAAGATTGTGATCTCTCTTTGATCAAGTCCAAGACTGTTGCCATCATTGGTTACGGCTCCCAGGGGCATGCACATGCCAACAACCTGAAAGACTCCGGCGTGAGCAATGTTGTGGTTGGTCTGCGCAAGGGCTCGGCATCTTGGGCCAAGGCTGAAAAAGCGGGCCTGCGTGTGGCGGAAGTGACTGATGCGGTCAAGGATGCGGACGTTGTCATGATCCTGACCCCGGACGAGCATCAGGCGGCGGTTTACCGCGATCAGGTTGCCCCGAACCTGCAATCCGGTGCTGCCCTGGCCTTTGCACATGGCTTTAACGTGCATTTTGAGCTGATCGAGCCGCCGAAAGACGTGGACGTGATCATGATCGCGCCCAAGGGGCCGGGCCACACCGTGCGCTCTACCTACCTCGAAGGAGGCGGTGTGCCGACCCTGATCGCGGTTTACCAGAATGCTTCCGGTAGCGCCAAAGAACTGGCCCTGTCTTACGCTTCCGCGAATGGCGGTGGTCGTTCCGGCATTATCGAAACCAACTTCCGTGAAGAGACGGAGACCGACCTGTTCGGCGAGCAGGCAGTACTCTGTGGTGGTGTTTCTGCCCTGGTCCAGGCGGGTTTCGAAACCCTGACCGAAGCGGGCTACGCGCCGGAAATGGCATACTTCGAGTGTCTGCACGAGCTGAAACTGATCGTTGACCTGATGTATCAGGGTGGCATTGCGGATATGCGTTACTCTATCTCCAATACCGCGGAGTATGGCGATTACGTGACAGGCCCGCGTATTGTCACCGAAGAGACCAAGGCAGAAATGAAGCGTGTGCTGAAAGATATTCAGACCGGCAAGTTCGCCAAAGACTTCATGCTGGAGTCGCTCGCCGGACAGCCTCGCCTGAAAGCGGAGCGCCGTATCGGCAGTGAGCACCAGATTGAAGAGGTGGGCGCCAAGCTGCGTTCGATGATGCCCTGGATCAAGGCGAACAAGATCATCGACAAGACCGAAGGCAACAGCTAAACGCAGGCCTTTGGGAAGAAAGCGGCGGGACTTTATGGTCCCGCCGCTTTTTTTTTGGCGCTTCGCCACTGTACACTCCTTGCTATGTAACCAATTCCAGCTTTGAAGGAAGCTTGTATGAGTGAGAAGAAGGACGCCCGTGTGGAAGGTTCGCGACCCGATGAAGAAATTCGCCTGCCCGTGGATGAGCACGTTGAAGAAGAGGTCTCCGCGAACGGTAAGAAGGTCAGAGCGAAAGGTGTTTACTTGCTGCCAAACCTGATCACCACCGGCGCATTGTTCAGTGGTTTCTACGCGATCATTGCCGGTATGAATGGTAATTTTGAAGCGGCTGCCATAGCCATTTTCGCGGCGATGATCCTCGATGGCCTGGATGGCCGTGTTGCCCGCCTGACCGATACCCAGAGTGCGTTCGGCGTACAGTACGATTCCCTCTCGGATAT
Proteins encoded:
- the ilvN gene encoding acetolactate synthase small subunit — translated: MRRIISVLMENEPGALSRVVGLFSQRGYNIESLTVAPTEDSTLSRLTLTTIGDDHKIEQITKNLNKLIDVVKLVDLTEGSHIERELLLVKVRATGAQRDEVKRSVDIFRGQIVDVTSNMYTVQVSGTSEKLDAFLQALGEHTIMEVVRSGVSGIARGEKVLSV
- the ilvC gene encoding ketol-acid reductoisomerase translates to MHVYYDKDCDLSLIKSKTVAIIGYGSQGHAHANNLKDSGVSNVVVGLRKGSASWAKAEKAGLRVAEVTDAVKDADVVMILTPDEHQAAVYRDQVAPNLQSGAALAFAHGFNVHFELIEPPKDVDVIMIAPKGPGHTVRSTYLEGGGVPTLIAVYQNASGSAKELALSYASANGGGRSGIIETNFREETETDLFGEQAVLCGGVSALVQAGFETLTEAGYAPEMAYFECLHELKLIVDLMYQGGIADMRYSISNTAEYGDYVTGPRIVTEETKAEMKRVLKDIQTGKFAKDFMLESLAGQPRLKAERRIGSEHQIEEVGAKLRSMMPWIKANKIIDKTEGNS